One Georgenia wutianyii DNA segment encodes these proteins:
- a CDS encoding aldo/keto reductase, which yields MSILEETATLANGVPIPRLGLGTWFIEDGAAAQTVRDAVAIGYRNVDTAQAYGNERGVGEGVRTSGVAREELFVSTKLAAEIKEYDAAVAAIEKSVATLDVGYLDLMLIHSPQPWDDFRGGDYAEGNRQAWRALEEAYRAGTIRSIGVSNFLRADIENLLAHGTVAPQVNQILVHAGNTPSELIAYCQDAAILVEAYSPIAHGEILGNERVGAIADRYGVSVPQLCIRYTLQLGTVSLPKTTNPDHMRSNADVDFVISEEDMEALRNLDERDYGRSGVFPVYGGR from the coding sequence GTGAGCATCCTGGAGGAGACTGCCACCCTCGCCAACGGGGTGCCCATCCCGCGGCTCGGGCTGGGCACGTGGTTCATCGAGGACGGCGCGGCCGCCCAGACCGTGCGGGACGCGGTCGCGATCGGGTACCGGAACGTCGACACCGCGCAGGCCTACGGCAACGAGCGCGGCGTCGGCGAGGGCGTGCGCACCAGCGGCGTCGCGCGCGAGGAGCTGTTCGTGTCGACGAAGCTCGCGGCGGAGATCAAGGAGTACGACGCCGCGGTCGCGGCGATCGAGAAGTCCGTGGCCACGCTCGACGTGGGCTACCTCGACCTCATGCTCATCCACAGCCCGCAGCCGTGGGACGACTTCCGCGGCGGGGACTACGCCGAGGGCAACCGACAGGCGTGGCGCGCCCTCGAGGAGGCCTACCGGGCCGGCACGATCCGGTCCATCGGGGTCTCCAACTTCCTCCGGGCCGACATCGAGAACCTCCTCGCCCACGGCACCGTCGCCCCGCAGGTCAACCAGATCCTCGTCCACGCGGGCAACACCCCGAGCGAGCTGATCGCCTACTGCCAGGACGCGGCGATCCTCGTCGAGGCGTACTCCCCGATCGCCCACGGCGAGATCCTGGGTAACGAGCGGGTGGGTGCGATCGCCGACAGGTACGGCGTGAGCGTCCCGCAGCTGTGCATCCGCTACACCCTCCAGCTCGGCACCGTGTCGCTGCCGAAGACCACGAACCCGGATCACATGCGGTCCAACGCCGACGTCGACTTCGTCATCAGCGAGGAGGACATGGAGGCGCTGCGGAACCTGGACGAGCGCGACTACGGCAGGTCCGGCGTGTTCCCCGTCTACGGCGGACGCTGA
- a CDS encoding TfoX/Sxy family protein, with amino-acid sequence MTAQAETADRVRALLAREKAVREVAMFGTRSFMVREQLLVGALRTGGLLVRVDPDRHGELTTRPGARQATMGTGRDMGAGWIEVEPEALSGAGLALWVDVALARRG; translated from the coding sequence GTGACCGCGCAGGCCGAGACCGCCGACCGGGTCCGGGCGCTGCTCGCCCGCGAGAAGGCGGTCCGGGAGGTGGCGATGTTCGGCACCCGCTCGTTCATGGTGCGCGAGCAGCTCCTCGTCGGTGCGCTGCGGACCGGAGGCCTGCTCGTGCGGGTCGACCCGGACCGCCACGGCGAGCTCACCACCCGGCCCGGGGCGCGGCAGGCGACGATGGGCACGGGCCGTGACATGGGCGCCGGCTGGATCGAGGTCGAGCCCGAGGCGCTGTCCGGCGCAGGGCTCGCACTCTGGGTCGACGTCGCCCTCGCGCGCCGCGGGTGA
- a CDS encoding nuclear transport factor 2 family protein yields MNPPPARDVVTDYHRAWTSGRVEDAMSLVAEDVTCRAPGVDLVGIEAFDRLSFGPPDGGAR; encoded by the coding sequence ATGAACCCCCCACCCGCCCGCGACGTCGTCACGGACTACCACCGGGCCTGGACGTCGGGCCGCGTCGAGGACGCGATGAGCCTCGTCGCCGAGGACGTCACCTGCCGCGCCCCCGGCGTCGACCTCGTCGGGATCGAGGCCTTCGACCGGCTGTCCTTCGGACCGCCCGACGGCGGTGCCCGGTGA
- a CDS encoding SRPBCC family protein, translating into MAEYRDSVEIAAPPETVFDYLVTEAGMTAWMGQHATLDPRAGGLFAVDVAGHPIRGRYVHVERPVRVVVSWGIAGSEELPPGTSTVEFRLVPTGAGTRVDLTHSGLPQAAVAGHADGWTHFLARIAVAAAGGDPGADRWRPLGEEP; encoded by the coding sequence GTGGCTGAGTACCGCGACTCGGTGGAGATCGCCGCGCCGCCCGAGACCGTCTTCGACTACCTCGTCACCGAGGCGGGCATGACCGCCTGGATGGGGCAGCACGCCACCCTGGACCCGCGCGCCGGCGGCCTGTTCGCCGTCGACGTCGCCGGTCACCCGATCCGCGGCCGCTACGTGCACGTCGAGCGGCCCGTGCGCGTCGTCGTCTCGTGGGGGATCGCCGGGAGTGAGGAGCTCCCGCCCGGGACGTCGACCGTCGAGTTCCGTCTCGTGCCCACCGGGGCCGGGACCCGCGTCGACCTCACCCACTCCGGCCTGCCACAGGCCGCCGTCGCCGGCCACGCCGACGGGTGGACCCACTTCCTCGCCCGGATCGCCGTCGCGGCGGCGGGCGGTGACCCCGGTGCCGATCGCTGGCGCCCCCTCGGCGAGGAGCCCTGA
- a CDS encoding ArsR/SmtB family transcription factor, producing the protein MAQTADLDVALKALADPNRRAILTVLRPGPHAVGAIAEEVGLSQQTASHHLRVLREAGLVVGTREGRRHLFAVDTGGLDAVRAFLDDFWPSRLAALKAAVEGDRG; encoded by the coding sequence ATGGCACAGACCGCCGACCTCGACGTCGCGCTCAAGGCACTCGCCGACCCGAACCGGCGCGCGATCCTCACCGTCCTGCGGCCCGGCCCCCACGCCGTCGGCGCGATCGCCGAGGAGGTCGGGCTCTCCCAGCAGACCGCCTCCCACCACCTGCGCGTGCTGCGCGAGGCCGGGCTCGTCGTCGGTACCCGCGAGGGCCGCCGCCACCTGTTCGCCGTCGACACCGGCGGCCTCGACGCGGTCCGCGCCTTCCTCGACGACTTCTGGCCGAGCCGGCTGGCCGCCCTCAAGGCGGCCGTCGAGGGTGACCGTGGCTGA
- a CDS encoding histidine phosphatase family protein, with protein sequence MTGPTIVLWRHGQTAYNAEARLQGQSDIELNETGVAQARAAAASLAELGPTRIISSDLSRAMRTAQELGERCGVPVEPEPRLRERSFGVWEGLTHAEIEGGWPDAFRAWRQGREPEGIGADTRREVGERVAAALLEAAAGLGEDGVLVAVAHGAAITLGLSELLGLDPGEWFGLGGLDNCAWAIVQPDPGRRPGWRLTAHNLTA encoded by the coding sequence ATGACCGGTCCCACCATCGTCCTGTGGCGTCACGGGCAGACGGCGTACAACGCCGAGGCCCGGCTGCAGGGGCAGTCGGACATCGAGCTCAACGAGACCGGCGTGGCCCAGGCGCGGGCCGCTGCGGCGAGCCTCGCCGAGCTCGGCCCCACCCGGATCATCAGCTCCGACCTCAGCCGCGCCATGCGTACCGCGCAGGAGCTCGGTGAGCGGTGCGGCGTGCCCGTCGAGCCCGAGCCGCGGCTGCGCGAGCGGTCCTTCGGCGTCTGGGAAGGGCTGACCCACGCGGAGATCGAGGGCGGCTGGCCCGACGCCTTCCGGGCCTGGCGCCAGGGCCGCGAGCCCGAGGGCATCGGCGCCGACACCCGGCGTGAGGTCGGGGAGCGGGTCGCGGCCGCACTGCTCGAGGCGGCAGCCGGCCTCGGGGAGGACGGCGTGCTCGTCGCCGTGGCCCACGGCGCGGCGATCACGCTCGGCCTCTCCGAGCTCCTCGGCCTCGACCCCGGCGAGTGGTTCGGCCTCGGGGGACTCGACAACTGCGCGTGGGCGATCGTGCAGCCCGACCCGGGCCGCCGGCCCGGGTGGCGGCTCACGGCGCACAACCTCACGGCCTGA
- the rsfS gene encoding ribosome silencing factor, with amino-acid sequence MPADERSRHLAVVAARAAADKKAEEIVALDVSEQLVLTDAFVVASGATDRQVRAIVDAVDEAMHKEGARAARKEGVSEAHWVLLDYGDIIVHVQQSEDREFYALERLWKDCPVIELPADLNEDDGADSPA; translated from the coding sequence GTGCCCGCTGACGAGAGATCCCGCCACCTGGCCGTCGTGGCCGCCCGCGCCGCAGCCGACAAGAAGGCCGAGGAGATCGTCGCGCTCGACGTCAGTGAGCAGCTCGTGCTCACCGACGCGTTCGTCGTCGCCTCCGGTGCCACCGACCGGCAGGTGCGCGCCATCGTCGACGCCGTCGACGAGGCCATGCACAAGGAGGGCGCACGTGCCGCGCGGAAGGAGGGGGTGTCCGAGGCGCACTGGGTGCTTCTCGACTACGGGGACATCATCGTCCACGTGCAGCAGTCCGAGGACCGCGAGTTCTACGCCCTCGAGCGGCTGTGGAAGGACTGCCCGGTCATCGAGCTGCCCGCCGACCTCAACGAGGACGACGGCGCCGACTCACCGGCATGA
- the nadD gene encoding nicotinate-nucleotide adenylyltransferase, with amino-acid sequence MTERQAHRIGVMGGTFDPIHHGHLVAASEVADVFSLDQVLFVPTGEPVFKQDREVTAAEHRYLMTVIATASNPRFNVSRVDIDRPGLTYTIDTLRELRSTYPDAELFFITGADVLPEILRWKDADELWSLAHFVGVNRPGHHLDDTGLPSSGVSLMEVPAMAISSTDCRDRVRAGMPVWYLVPDGVVQYIHKHGLYLAPASEPGPLAAATT; translated from the coding sequence ATGACCGAGCGCCAGGCGCACCGGATCGGGGTCATGGGCGGCACCTTCGACCCCATCCACCACGGCCACCTCGTGGCCGCCAGTGAGGTGGCCGACGTGTTCTCCCTCGACCAGGTCCTGTTCGTGCCCACCGGCGAGCCGGTGTTCAAGCAGGACCGCGAGGTCACCGCGGCGGAGCACCGCTACCTCATGACGGTGATCGCGACGGCGTCCAACCCCCGGTTCAACGTCTCGCGGGTGGACATCGACCGTCCGGGGCTGACGTACACGATCGACACCCTGCGCGAGCTGCGCTCCACCTATCCGGACGCCGAGCTCTTCTTCATCACCGGGGCGGACGTCCTGCCGGAGATCCTCAGGTGGAAGGACGCCGACGAGCTGTGGTCCCTGGCCCACTTCGTCGGGGTCAACCGGCCCGGGCACCACCTCGACGACACCGGGCTCCCGAGCAGCGGGGTCTCGCTCATGGAGGTTCCCGCCATGGCGATCTCCTCGACCGACTGCCGCGACCGGGTCCGGGCGGGCATGCCCGTCTGGTACCTCGTGCCCGACGGCGTGGTCCAGTACATCCACAAGCACGGCCTGTACCTGGCCCCGGCCTCCGAGCCAGGGCCGCTGGCCGCCGCCACGACGTGA
- a CDS encoding glutamate-5-semialdehyde dehydrogenase produces the protein MTDTPVLEPAHLVAASAPVPDVRGAVEATARAAKAASRVLATATRATKDAALHAMADALVAASGRIVTANAEDLARGRANGMKDSLLDRLALTDERIVAIADALRELAALPDPVGEVVRGSTLPNGLTLRQVRVPMGVVGMIYEARPNVTVDAAGLALKSGNAVILRGGSAAASSNAVIVEVIGEALAGQGLPPELVQSIDAHGRAGAVELMRARGLVDVLVPRGGADLIQTVVRESLVPVIETGVGNCHVYVDALVDVPQAVAIVLNSKTQRTGVCNAAETLLVHRDSAERFLPVALAALGQAGVRIHADDATALLAPAGVEVVPATEEDWATEYLSLDLAVRVVEDLDAAIEHIGRWSSGHTEAICTTDLRAAERFTREIDSAALIVNASTRFTDGSEFGLGAEIGISTQKLHARGPMGLGELTTTSWIVVGDGQLRQ, from the coding sequence ATGACGGACACGCCTGTGCTCGAGCCTGCTCACCTCGTCGCCGCGTCCGCGCCCGTCCCGGACGTGCGTGGCGCCGTCGAGGCGACGGCGCGCGCGGCGAAGGCCGCCTCCCGGGTCCTGGCCACCGCGACCCGCGCGACGAAGGACGCCGCCCTGCACGCCATGGCCGACGCCCTCGTCGCCGCCTCCGGCCGGATCGTCACCGCGAACGCCGAGGACCTCGCCCGCGGCCGGGCGAACGGCATGAAGGACTCCCTCCTCGACCGGCTCGCCCTCACCGACGAGCGGATCGTCGCGATCGCCGACGCCCTGCGCGAGCTCGCGGCGCTGCCCGACCCCGTCGGTGAGGTCGTCCGTGGCTCGACGCTGCCCAACGGCCTCACACTGCGCCAGGTGCGCGTGCCGATGGGCGTCGTCGGGATGATCTACGAGGCCCGTCCGAACGTCACCGTCGACGCCGCGGGCCTGGCGCTGAAGTCCGGCAACGCCGTCATCCTGCGCGGCGGCTCGGCGGCCGCCTCCTCCAACGCCGTCATCGTCGAGGTGATCGGCGAGGCGCTCGCCGGCCAGGGACTGCCGCCCGAGCTCGTCCAGTCCATCGACGCGCACGGGCGGGCCGGCGCCGTCGAGCTCATGCGGGCCCGCGGGCTCGTCGACGTCCTCGTCCCGCGTGGCGGCGCGGACCTCATCCAGACCGTCGTGCGCGAGTCCCTCGTGCCGGTCATCGAGACCGGCGTGGGCAACTGCCACGTCTACGTCGACGCGCTGGTGGACGTCCCCCAGGCGGTGGCGATCGTGCTCAACTCCAAGACCCAGCGCACCGGGGTGTGCAACGCCGCCGAGACGCTCCTCGTCCACCGCGACTCCGCCGAGCGCTTCCTGCCCGTGGCGCTCGCCGCGCTCGGGCAGGCGGGCGTGCGCATCCACGCCGACGACGCCACCGCGCTGCTCGCACCGGCAGGGGTCGAGGTCGTGCCCGCCACCGAGGAGGACTGGGCCACCGAGTACCTCAGCCTCGACCTCGCGGTCCGGGTGGTCGAGGACCTCGACGCTGCCATCGAGCACATCGGACGCTGGTCCAGCGGGCACACCGAGGCGATCTGCACCACGGACCTGCGTGCTGCCGAGCGTTTCACCCGCGAGATCGACTCCGCCGCGCTCATCGTCAACGCCTCGACCCGCTTCACCGACGGCAGTGAGTTCGGTCTCGGTGCCGAGATCGGCATCTCCACCCAGAAGCTGCACGCCCGCGGACCGATGGGTCTGGGAGAGCTGACCACGACGTCGTGGATCGTCGTCGGCGACGGTCAGCTGCGCCAGTAA
- a CDS encoding COX15/CtaA family protein, producing the protein MTSARPLPVSAPPAAPGGRPRDALVDPLTWRLAIANLLAQIGIIVTGGAVRLTGSGLGCSEWPLCQPGSFTPTFHGESVMHEAIEFGNRTLTGVLGVIALALVWAVYRREPTASRPAALRRLAWLPLAGIALQAFVGGVTVWVDLHPAIVGSHMLISLALVAVSTYLLLRLAAPDAPVRPASSPRLRMLGGLLVAVGVALLVLGVVTTGAGPHSGDATEPYRWALDPALISRVHAAVVWVFVAIVVVGLLLARREGNRAALRAWGWLMAVTLLQGLIGYVQYFTGLPELLVGIHMLGSALTVVAIVHAVGALSTRQPEPLPTP; encoded by the coding sequence GTGACCTCCGCACGTCCTCTCCCGGTGTCCGCCCCGCCCGCCGCCCCCGGCGGCCGTCCTCGCGACGCGCTCGTCGACCCCCTCACGTGGCGCCTGGCCATCGCCAACCTCCTCGCGCAGATCGGGATCATCGTCACCGGGGGCGCTGTACGGCTCACCGGCTCCGGGCTGGGCTGCTCGGAGTGGCCGCTGTGCCAGCCGGGCTCCTTCACCCCGACGTTCCACGGCGAGAGCGTCATGCACGAGGCCATCGAGTTCGGCAACCGGACGCTCACCGGTGTGCTCGGCGTCATCGCCCTCGCCCTCGTGTGGGCGGTCTACCGCCGCGAGCCCACGGCCTCGCGCCCCGCCGCGCTCAGGCGCCTCGCCTGGCTGCCGCTCGCGGGCATCGCCCTCCAGGCGTTCGTCGGCGGCGTCACGGTGTGGGTGGACCTGCACCCGGCGATCGTCGGCTCCCACATGCTCATCTCGCTGGCGCTCGTCGCCGTCTCGACCTACCTCCTGCTGCGGCTCGCCGCGCCGGACGCCCCCGTGCGCCCCGCCTCCTCCCCGCGCCTGCGCATGCTGGGCGGACTGCTCGTCGCCGTCGGCGTCGCCCTCCTCGTCCTCGGCGTCGTCACGACCGGCGCCGGCCCGCACTCCGGTGACGCCACCGAGCCCTACCGCTGGGCGCTGGACCCCGCCCTCATCTCCCGCGTCCACGCCGCGGTCGTGTGGGTGTTCGTCGCGATCGTCGTCGTCGGCCTGCTCCTCGCGCGTCGTGAGGGCAACCGGGCCGCGCTGCGGGCGTGGGGCTGGCTGATGGCCGTCACCCTGCTCCAGGGCCTCATCGGGTACGTCCAGTACTTCACCGGCCTGCCCGAGCTCCTCGTCGGGATCCACATGCTCGGCTCGGCGCTCACGGTCGTGGCGATCGTCCACGCCGTCGGCGCGCTGTCCACGCGGCAGCCCGAGCCCTTGCCCACCCCGTAG
- a CDS encoding DNA alkylation repair protein encodes MDLAAAVRDAVRSAAGDPVRAAAQQRYMRSALPFRGLAVPTVRTLVRGVVRGRPAPGYAEWSAAVEALWDGAEFREERYAALGVARSAPEHARAEASLPLYRHLVVTGAWWDLVDETAAHLVGAVLRAHHETAEDLRAWAREEDRWLRRAAILSQLRSKEYTDRRLLVDVIEPNLADPDVFVRKAIGWALRQYAHLDDAAAAWVRDLVAGYGQRLSPPSRREALR; translated from the coding sequence ATGGACCTCGCCGCCGCCGTCCGCGACGCCGTGCGGTCGGCGGCGGGCGATCCCGTGCGGGCGGCGGCCCAGCAGCGCTACATGCGCTCCGCCCTGCCCTTCCGTGGGCTGGCGGTCCCCACGGTCCGCACGCTCGTGCGCGGCGTGGTCCGCGGGCGGCCCGCGCCCGGCTACGCCGAGTGGTCGGCGGCCGTGGAGGCGCTGTGGGACGGCGCGGAGTTCCGGGAGGAGCGCTACGCCGCGCTCGGCGTGGCCCGCAGCGCCCCCGAGCACGCGCGGGCGGAGGCCTCGCTGCCGCTCTACCGCCACCTCGTGGTCACCGGCGCGTGGTGGGACCTCGTCGACGAGACCGCGGCACACCTCGTCGGGGCGGTGCTGCGCGCCCACCACGAGACCGCCGAGGACCTGCGCGCGTGGGCACGCGAGGAGGACCGGTGGCTGCGCAGGGCCGCGATCCTGTCCCAGCTGCGGTCCAAGGAGTACACCGACCGCCGCCTGCTCGTCGACGTCATCGAGCCGAACCTCGCCGACCCGGACGTCTTCGTCCGCAAGGCGATCGGGTGGGCGCTGCGCCAGTACGCCCACCTCGACGACGCCGCCGCGGCCTGGGTCCGCGACCTCGTCGCCGGGTACGGGCAGCGGCTCTCGCCGCCGTCCCGGCGCGAGGCGCTGCGCTAG
- a CDS encoding NUDIX domain-containing protein: protein MADRRDDGREVVSRDLLHDGKVFDLVAEEVRLSPDDAAPVLREFLDHPGAVAVVALREGPDGEEVALVDQYRHPVRAVLWEVPAGLLDVAGEDYLTAAQRELAEETDLRAGRWDVLVDYFTTPGGSTESLRVYLARDVSEVPEGERHSRADEERDMTVRWVPLDDAVAAVYDGRLHNPSAVVGILATAGARAAGWTPLRPADAPWFR, encoded by the coding sequence CTGGCCGACCGGCGTGACGACGGCCGCGAGGTCGTCTCGCGGGACCTCCTCCACGACGGCAAGGTCTTCGACCTCGTCGCGGAGGAGGTCCGCCTCTCACCCGACGACGCCGCGCCCGTGCTGCGCGAGTTCCTCGACCACCCCGGGGCGGTGGCCGTCGTCGCGCTGCGTGAGGGGCCGGACGGGGAGGAGGTCGCGCTCGTCGACCAGTACCGCCACCCCGTCCGCGCGGTGCTCTGGGAGGTCCCGGCCGGGCTCCTCGACGTCGCGGGGGAGGACTACCTCACCGCGGCGCAGCGCGAGCTCGCCGAGGAGACCGACCTGCGGGCCGGACGCTGGGACGTGCTCGTCGACTACTTCACCACCCCCGGCGGCTCGACCGAGTCGCTGCGGGTCTACCTCGCGCGCGACGTCAGCGAGGTGCCCGAGGGCGAGCGGCACTCCCGCGCCGACGAGGAGCGCGACATGACGGTGCGGTGGGTGCCGCTCGACGACGCCGTCGCCGCCGTGTACGACGGGCGCCTGCACAACCCGAGCGCCGTCGTCGGGATCCTCGCGACGGCGGGCGCCCGCGCCGCCGGCTGGACGCCGCTGCGGCCCGCCGACGCGCCCTGGTTCCGCTGA
- a CDS encoding CTP synthase yields the protein MVTLHRSGGDSVPRHIFVTGGVASSLGKGLTASSLGQLLRARGLRVVMQKLDPYINVDPGTMNPFQHGEVFVTEDGAETDLDIGHYERFLDVNLSGAANATTGQVYSTVLAKERRGDYLGDTVQVIPHITDEIKTRMRAQARPADGSPAPDVIITEIGGTVGDIESLPFLEAARQVRHDLGRDNVFFVHVSLVPYLSASGELKTKPTQHSVSELRSIGIQPDAIVCRTDRELPEGVKAKIALMCDVDREAVVECRDASSIYEIPAVLHREGLDAYVVRRLDVPFRDVDWSDWDDLLQRVRHPRDTVEVALVGKYVDLPDAYLSVTEALRAGGFHHRAKVVVRWVPADDCATPEGARRALQDVDAVLVPGGFGVRGIEGKLGALRYARENEVPTLGICLGLQCMVVEYARNVLGLSEASSTEFDPGTPDPVVATMAEQVDFVEGAGGDMGGTMRLGSYEAVLEEGSLVAEVYGATRVSERHRHRYEVNNAYREALTEAGLHISGRSPDSSLVEFVELDRAKHPYYVATQAHPEFKSRPTSAHPLFHGLIGAALERQRAGRLLEVEGESAPADAPSTDEPEHARTTDLVEETAAQVASGSREAQV from the coding sequence GTGGTCACCCTTCACCGCTCAGGCGGAGACTCAGTCCCTCGGCACATCTTCGTCACCGGCGGCGTCGCGTCGTCCCTCGGGAAGGGACTGACGGCCTCGAGCCTCGGTCAGCTTCTCCGCGCGCGCGGCCTCCGCGTGGTGATGCAGAAGCTCGATCCCTACATCAACGTCGATCCCGGCACGATGAACCCGTTCCAGCACGGTGAGGTCTTCGTCACCGAGGACGGCGCCGAGACCGATCTCGACATCGGGCACTACGAGCGCTTCCTCGACGTCAACCTCTCCGGCGCGGCCAACGCGACGACCGGCCAGGTCTACTCGACCGTCCTGGCCAAGGAGCGGCGCGGGGACTACCTCGGCGACACCGTCCAGGTCATCCCGCACATCACCGACGAGATCAAGACGCGGATGCGCGCCCAGGCCCGCCCGGCCGACGGCAGCCCCGCACCGGACGTCATCATCACCGAGATCGGCGGCACGGTCGGTGACATCGAGTCCCTGCCCTTCCTCGAGGCGGCGCGCCAGGTGCGTCATGACCTCGGCCGCGACAACGTCTTCTTCGTCCACGTCTCCCTCGTGCCCTACCTCAGCGCGAGCGGGGAGCTGAAGACCAAGCCCACCCAGCACTCGGTGTCCGAGCTGCGCAGCATCGGCATCCAGCCCGACGCCATCGTGTGCCGCACCGACCGCGAGCTGCCCGAGGGCGTCAAGGCCAAGATCGCGCTCATGTGCGACGTCGACCGCGAGGCCGTGGTCGAGTGCCGCGACGCGTCCTCGATCTACGAGATCCCCGCCGTCCTGCACCGCGAGGGCCTGGACGCCTACGTCGTGCGCCGGCTCGACGTGCCGTTCCGGGACGTCGACTGGAGCGACTGGGACGACCTGCTCCAGCGGGTGCGGCACCCGCGCGACACCGTCGAGGTCGCGCTCGTCGGCAAGTACGTCGACCTGCCCGACGCCTACCTCTCGGTCACCGAGGCCCTGCGCGCCGGCGGCTTCCACCACCGGGCGAAGGTCGTCGTCCGCTGGGTCCCCGCCGACGACTGCGCCACCCCGGAGGGGGCGCGCCGCGCCCTGCAGGACGTCGACGCCGTCCTCGTCCCCGGCGGCTTCGGCGTGCGCGGCATCGAGGGCAAGCTCGGCGCGCTGCGGTACGCCCGCGAGAACGAGGTGCCGACCCTCGGCATCTGCCTGGGCCTGCAGTGCATGGTCGTCGAGTACGCCCGCAACGTCCTGGGGCTGAGCGAGGCGTCCTCCACCGAGTTCGACCCCGGCACCCCCGACCCGGTCGTCGCGACGATGGCCGAGCAGGTCGACTTCGTCGAGGGCGCCGGTGGCGACATGGGCGGCACGATGCGCCTGGGCAGCTACGAGGCGGTCCTGGAGGAGGGCTCGCTCGTCGCCGAGGTGTACGGCGCCACCCGGGTCTCCGAGCGCCACCGCCACCGCTACGAGGTGAACAACGCCTACCGCGAGGCGCTCACCGAGGCCGGGCTGCACATCTCGGGCCGGTCCCCGGACTCCTCCCTGGTGGAGTTCGTCGAGCTCGACCGCGCGAAGCACCCCTACTACGTCGCCACCCAGGCCCACCCGGAGTTCAAGTCCCGCCCGACCTCCGCCCACCCGCTGTTCCACGGGCTCATCGGTGCGGCGCTCGAGCGCCAGCGCGCCGGGCGGCTGCTCGAGGTCGAGGGGGAGTCCGCGCCGGCCGACGCCCCGTCCACCGACGAGCCGGAGCACGCCCGCACCACCGACCTCGTCGAGGAGACCGCGGCGCAGGTGGCGTCCGGCTCCCGCGAGGCGCAGGTGTGA
- a CDS encoding glycosyltransferase family 4 protein, with protein sequence MRIVQLTSTSAGGVARHARQVAGLLAGAGDQVLLAGPADVVADSPVPTAVVDIADRPRPSDLAALRHLRHVLAGADVVHAHGLRAGAAAVLATRAWRDRPAVVVTLHNLPVGGPKVQAVAAVLERVVARGADLVLGVSGDLVARATRLGARSERALVPAPARRAQGAVDPGARDALRADLGLAPGERLVLTVGRLAPQKGLGLLCDAAAELARSGAPLRWVVVGDGPGEAGLRRRVVDEGLPVVVAGRREDVPALLAAADLVVSTSTWEGQPLAVQEALQAGRAVVATDVGGTREVTGDAAVLVAPEAGPLAAAVARLVADDDAREKLQRAALARAAELPTPVDVLAQLRRCYSAVRSD encoded by the coding sequence ATGCGGATCGTCCAGCTGACCTCCACGAGCGCGGGCGGGGTGGCCCGCCACGCTCGTCAGGTGGCCGGGCTCCTCGCCGGAGCCGGGGACCAGGTGCTGCTCGCCGGGCCCGCCGACGTCGTCGCCGACTCACCCGTGCCGACCGCCGTCGTCGACATCGCCGACCGGCCCCGGCCCAGCGACCTGGCCGCCCTGCGCCACCTGCGCCACGTGCTCGCCGGCGCGGACGTCGTCCACGCCCACGGCCTGCGCGCCGGCGCCGCCGCCGTCCTCGCCACCCGCGCGTGGCGTGACCGGCCGGCCGTCGTCGTCACCCTGCACAACCTCCCCGTCGGAGGGCCCAAGGTGCAGGCCGTCGCCGCCGTGCTCGAACGGGTCGTCGCCCGCGGCGCCGACCTCGTCCTCGGGGTGAGCGGGGACCTCGTCGCCCGCGCCACCCGGCTCGGCGCCCGGTCCGAGCGAGCGCTCGTCCCCGCGCCGGCGCGCCGCGCGCAGGGCGCCGTCGACCCCGGCGCGCGTGACGCGCTGCGCGCCGACCTCGGCCTCGCGCCGGGGGAGCGGCTCGTGCTCACCGTCGGCCGCCTCGCGCCGCAGAAGGGCCTCGGCCTGCTGTGCGACGCCGCCGCCGAGCTCGCCCGCAGCGGCGCCCCGCTGCGCTGGGTGGTCGTGGGGGACGGGCCGGGCGAAGCCGGCCTGCGCCGCCGGGTCGTGGACGAGGGCCTGCCGGTCGTCGTCGCCGGCCGCCGGGAGGACGTCCCTGCGCTGCTCGCCGCAGCCGACCTCGTCGTGTCGACCTCGACCTGGGAGGGCCAGCCGCTGGCCGTCCAGGAGGCCCTCCAGGCCGGGCGCGCCGTCGTCGCGACCGACGTCGGTGGCACCCGCGAGGTCACCGGCGACGCCGCCGTCCTCGTCGCGCCCGAGGCCGGCCCGCTCGCCGCCGCCGTCGCCCGGCTCGTCGCCGACGACGACGCCCGGGAGAAGCTCCAGCGGGCCGCACTGGCCCGCGCCGCGGAGCTGCCCACACCCGTCGACGTCCTCGCCCAGCTCCGCCGGTGCTACTCGGCGGTCCGCTCCGACTGA